The following proteins are encoded in a genomic region of Spirosoma sp. SC4-14:
- the alaS gene encoding alanine--tRNA ligase, translating into MTSHEIRRHFLDFFRSKQHLIVPSAPLVAKNDPTLMFNNSGMAQFKDFFLGNGTPPSKRVADTQKCLRVSGKHNDLEDVGFDTYHHTMFEMLGNWSFGDYFKKEAIEWAWELLTGVYKLPKDRLYVSVFQGDQKDNVPFDQEAFDLWKPIVGEDRIIYGNKKDNFWEMGDTGPCGPCSEIHIDLRSPEEVAEKPGKELVNADHPQVVEIWNLVFMQFNRKADASLEPLPARHVDTGMGFERLCMAIQGKKSNYDTDVFSGTIHVIEEVSGKKYGGTMDKADVAMRVIADHIRAVSFAIADGLVPSNAKAGYVIRRILRRAIRYGYSYLGMTEPFMTKLVPTLAMQFADVFPELNTQRDFVATVIREEEIAFLRTLGTGLGRLDQIIGQLTTDGKKEIPGETVFELNDTFGFPADLTALIAREKGLSIDEPGFQKALQEQKVRSRKDAASSAGDWIELAELDDKVEFVGYDQPEAYAQIVKYRKIQNKQGTQIQVVLDKTPFYAESGGQIGDTGTLELYAGSDQIGTLTVVDTKKENDLTIHIVQNVDGIDDLLVEADSVYAIINTARRGLTASNHSATHLLHSALREVLGSHVAQKGSYVGPDALRFDFSHFSKVTDEQLAEVERIVNEKIREDIKLDEKRNVPIEQAKAMGATALFGEKYGDFVRVITFDPNYSVELCGGTHVPATGHIGLFKFTGEGSVSTGVRRVEAKTSAGAEALVNEQMAVVSELKELLKAPKDVVKAVQTLLEERSALQKQVEALQNEKVQQLKNQLLEKVETVNGHARLVERVDVPSADALKQLAYDLKAKVDNLALVLGADINGKPQLAVMLPDSLIQGKNLNAGQVVKELAKNIKGGGGGQPFFATAGGSDASGLDAALAQGKALLG; encoded by the coding sequence ATGACTTCCCACGAAATACGTCGGCATTTTCTCGACTTCTTCCGCTCTAAACAGCACCTGATTGTGCCATCGGCTCCGCTCGTTGCCAAAAACGACCCGACGCTGATGTTCAACAACTCGGGCATGGCGCAGTTTAAAGATTTTTTCCTCGGCAATGGTACTCCGCCTTCGAAACGGGTGGCCGACACGCAAAAGTGTCTGCGCGTATCGGGTAAGCACAACGACCTCGAAGATGTAGGCTTCGATACCTATCATCATACCATGTTCGAAATGCTTGGCAACTGGTCGTTCGGGGATTATTTCAAAAAAGAAGCGATTGAATGGGCGTGGGAATTGCTGACCGGCGTTTATAAACTGCCTAAAGACCGGCTGTATGTGTCAGTTTTTCAGGGCGATCAGAAAGATAATGTTCCCTTCGATCAGGAAGCATTCGACCTCTGGAAACCCATTGTTGGCGAAGACCGGATCATTTACGGCAATAAAAAGGATAACTTCTGGGAAATGGGCGATACCGGCCCCTGTGGCCCCTGTTCCGAAATTCACATTGACCTGCGTTCGCCCGAAGAAGTAGCCGAAAAACCGGGCAAGGAGCTTGTTAATGCCGATCACCCGCAAGTGGTCGAAATCTGGAACCTGGTGTTCATGCAGTTTAACCGCAAGGCCGATGCGTCGCTGGAACCACTACCTGCCCGCCATGTCGATACGGGTATGGGCTTCGAGCGGTTGTGCATGGCTATTCAGGGCAAAAAATCGAACTACGACACCGATGTGTTTTCGGGTACGATCCACGTAATCGAAGAAGTGTCGGGTAAGAAATACGGTGGCACAATGGACAAAGCCGATGTGGCCATGCGTGTCATTGCCGACCACATCCGGGCTGTGTCGTTTGCCATTGCCGATGGGTTGGTGCCGTCGAATGCCAAAGCCGGTTATGTGATCCGTCGGATTTTGCGCCGGGCTATTCGGTATGGCTATTCATATCTGGGCATGACCGAGCCGTTTATGACCAAACTGGTGCCCACACTGGCCATGCAGTTTGCCGATGTATTTCCCGAACTAAATACGCAACGGGATTTTGTGGCCACCGTAATTCGGGAAGAAGAAATTGCTTTCCTGCGGACGTTAGGAACAGGACTTGGGCGTCTGGACCAGATTATTGGTCAACTTACTACCGATGGCAAGAAAGAAATTCCCGGCGAAACGGTTTTCGAACTGAACGATACCTTCGGTTTCCCGGCTGACCTGACCGCATTGATTGCCCGAGAAAAAGGACTGAGTATCGATGAACCAGGCTTCCAGAAAGCACTTCAGGAACAGAAAGTCCGATCGCGCAAAGATGCGGCTTCGTCGGCTGGCGACTGGATTGAGCTGGCTGAACTTGACGATAAAGTTGAGTTTGTGGGCTACGACCAGCCCGAAGCCTACGCCCAGATTGTGAAGTATCGGAAGATTCAGAACAAGCAGGGAACCCAGATTCAGGTAGTGCTCGACAAAACACCGTTCTATGCTGAATCGGGTGGGCAGATTGGCGATACGGGTACGCTTGAACTGTATGCCGGTTCTGACCAGATCGGTACGCTGACGGTTGTCGATACGAAGAAAGAAAATGACCTGACCATTCATATAGTCCAGAACGTCGACGGTATCGACGATCTTCTGGTCGAAGCCGATTCGGTCTATGCCATCATCAATACGGCTCGTCGTGGACTGACTGCCAGCAACCACTCGGCTACACACCTCCTGCATTCGGCTCTTCGTGAAGTGCTGGGTTCGCACGTAGCGCAGAAAGGTTCGTATGTTGGTCCCGATGCCCTACGTTTCGACTTCTCGCACTTTAGCAAAGTAACCGACGAACAACTGGCTGAGGTGGAGCGGATCGTGAACGAAAAAATTCGGGAAGACATTAAGCTCGATGAGAAGCGGAACGTCCCCATCGAGCAGGCTAAGGCAATGGGAGCCACAGCGCTTTTCGGCGAAAAGTACGGCGATTTCGTTCGGGTCATCACCTTCGATCCAAACTACTCGGTCGAACTCTGTGGTGGCACCCACGTTCCGGCAACGGGCCATATTGGTCTGTTCAAGTTTACGGGCGAAGGATCGGTATCGACGGGTGTTCGTCGGGTAGAAGCCAAAACGTCGGCCGGTGCCGAAGCTCTGGTGAATGAACAGATGGCCGTTGTGTCGGAACTGAAAGAATTGCTGAAAGCCCCCAAAGATGTGGTGAAAGCGGTTCAGACCCTGCTTGAAGAACGCAGTGCGCTACAAAAACAGGTCGAAGCACTGCAGAATGAGAAAGTGCAGCAGTTGAAAAATCAGTTGCTGGAGAAAGTTGAAACTGTCAATGGGCACGCGCGCCTGGTTGAGCGTGTCGATGTTCCGTCGGCTGATGCGCTGAAACAACTGGCCTACGATCTGAAAGCTAAAGTCGATAACCTGGCGCTGGTATTGGGCGCTGATATTAACGGCAAACCTCAACTAGCCGTTATGCTGCCCGATTCGCTGATTCAGGGTAAAAATCTAAATGCGGGTCAGGTCGTGAAAGAGCTTGCCAAAAACATTAAAGGTGGTGGCGGTGGGCAGCCATTCTTTGCTACGGCTGGCGGTTCCGATGCGTCGGGGCTGGATGCTGCACTGGCCCAGGGTAAGGCATTGCTGGGATAA
- a CDS encoding ion channel yields MKPTKQTILHKNKYEFLLAALFLHLFTATFMTNLTFYAKVLWPLNMVLLGIFSIGIFSDRGKIHLILKNILLLLVIALPIIISFVEPTLTYMSILSGIYITFFGVLFVAVLQFLIRPSYISTDVISASICGYLLLIEIGVFTMQLIYAGIPNAFKGLDTSTFTTTYLDIVYFCTITLTSIGFGDITPAHHISKLATAVLGIVGQFYSVVLVGILISKYSSSTQ; encoded by the coding sequence ATGAAACCAACAAAACAAACGATCCTTCACAAGAATAAATACGAATTTCTACTGGCGGCTTTATTTCTGCATTTGTTCACTGCCACCTTTATGACCAATCTGACCTTTTATGCGAAAGTGCTCTGGCCATTGAACATGGTTTTGCTGGGCATTTTCAGTATAGGGATTTTTTCTGATCGCGGAAAAATTCACCTTATCCTAAAAAATATACTCTTGTTGCTCGTGATTGCCCTGCCAATTATAATTTCATTTGTTGAACCCACGCTTACGTACATGAGCATCCTATCGGGCATTTATATTACGTTTTTTGGCGTTCTCTTCGTAGCAGTTCTGCAATTTCTGATTCGGCCCAGCTACATCAGCACCGATGTTATTTCGGCATCGATCTGTGGCTATTTACTGCTGATTGAAATTGGTGTCTTTACTATGCAGCTCATATACGCGGGTATCCCCAATGCATTTAAAGGACTGGATACCAGTACATTTACAACTACTTATCTGGACATTGTTTATTTCTGCACCATTACGCTCACCAGCATTGGCTTCGGCGACATTACACCGGCGCATCATATTTCCAAACTGGCAACAGCCGTTTTGGGTATTGTAGGGCAGTTTTATTCCGTTGTACTCGTTGGTATTCTCATTAGCAAATACAGCTCATCTACCCAGTAG
- the murI gene encoding glutamate racemase, with protein MNQPIGVFDSGYGGLTILRELVQTLPQYDYVYLGDNARTPYGTRSFETVYLYTLECVRHLFDRGCRLVVLACNTASAKALRNIQQLDLPILAPGLDGPNRRVLGVIRPTTEVIGNYSKTGNVGILATRGTVTSESYVVEIEKFFPTLSVFQEACPMWVPLVENGEYDSPGADYFVKQHIDRLMGKSPAIDTILLACTHYPLLLNKIRQYAPANATILSQGGIVAASLADYLKRHPEIETQCSKHGQRSFLTTDSTEDFDRQATIFYGEAIRSEQLTL; from the coding sequence ATGAATCAACCGATTGGTGTATTTGATTCGGGATACGGTGGCCTGACCATTCTCCGCGAACTAGTTCAGACGCTTCCGCAATACGATTACGTGTATCTGGGCGACAATGCCCGCACACCCTACGGAACCCGATCGTTCGAGACGGTCTATCTCTATACGCTCGAATGTGTCCGTCATCTGTTCGACCGGGGCTGTCGGTTAGTTGTACTCGCCTGTAATACGGCCTCCGCCAAAGCCCTGCGGAATATCCAGCAACTCGATTTGCCGATATTGGCCCCCGGACTGGATGGTCCCAATAGGCGTGTGTTGGGTGTGATTCGACCGACTACGGAAGTGATCGGTAATTACTCGAAAACCGGGAATGTTGGCATTCTGGCTACGCGGGGAACCGTTACGTCGGAATCGTATGTGGTTGAAATTGAGAAATTTTTCCCAACACTAAGCGTATTTCAGGAAGCCTGCCCGATGTGGGTGCCGCTGGTTGAAAATGGCGAATATGATAGCCCCGGTGCCGATTATTTTGTCAAACAACATATCGACCGGCTGATGGGCAAATCGCCAGCTATCGACACGATTCTGCTGGCCTGTACGCATTATCCGCTTCTGTTAAACAAAATTCGGCAATATGCGCCCGCCAACGCAACCATTTTGAGCCAGGGCGGTATTGTGGCCGCCAGTCTGGCCGATTATCTAAAGCGCCATCCCGAAATTGAAACCCAGTGTAGTAAACATGGCCAGCGTAGTTTTCTGACCACCGATTCAACTGAAGACTTCGACCGGCAGGCTACCATTTTTTATGGCGAAGCTATCCGTTCAGAACAGTTGACGTTGTAG
- a CDS encoding right-handed parallel beta-helix repeat-containing protein: MPTYKILSLNLLLLSYTTALAQSYYVCQSCSNANDLNAGTLAAPWKTIGRACQTGAVPAGSTVYIRAGTYIEKLIINVSGTVGTPITFRPYNSDQVLIDGNYSAGVLLTIQNRSHITIDGLTFRNAVGSNSDAIQITGNAQHITLQNCSIYNIAFDGSLTTPTNSSLHNAHGILVKGDDPNNPISNLLIQGNTLNQIMPGYSEGLTLVGNIAGFQILNNTITNVANIGLVVAGYYDWACPTCPLTATTQNQTRQGIIAQNRVSSCRGPLAFAAGIYADGSKDLIIEGNLVTDCQRGIQINCENPKQIVGASASNVTVRNNLIYRNSRAGLGLGSHSYSTNYGKVANCSIVNNSLFDNYINRPEAGAAIEDFGEITLSYSENCRVENNIFHAGSRDRLLNSYDTPNSVNLTVNYNLWYTTSSNPFWVLFSAVYYGFNTFRSSTGQETNGVFGNPAYQSTTAPLNLSITSASAAINSGNPSATTALVGATDYAQTSRIRAGRVDAGAYEFPKPVTSIVATGSWHTASSWDCNCIPTMADVVTIQPGHVVSVTNNNLATAQQLVLKGRLQFQNTGKLQIK, translated from the coding sequence ATGCCAACCTATAAAATCCTGTCTTTAAATCTGTTGCTCCTTAGCTATACAACCGCTTTGGCACAGAGCTATTATGTATGTCAATCCTGTAGTAATGCCAATGACCTCAACGCAGGTACTCTGGCCGCACCCTGGAAAACCATTGGCCGTGCCTGTCAGACGGGCGCTGTTCCGGCAGGTAGTACGGTTTATATTCGGGCCGGAACGTACATCGAAAAGCTGATCATCAATGTATCAGGCACTGTAGGAACCCCCATCACATTCAGGCCGTATAATTCCGATCAGGTGCTGATTGATGGCAACTATTCGGCTGGTGTGTTACTGACAATTCAGAATAGAAGCCATATTACCATCGACGGGCTGACGTTTAGAAATGCAGTAGGAAGTAATTCGGATGCCATTCAGATAACCGGAAACGCGCAACACATCACGCTACAAAACTGCTCTATCTATAATATTGCCTTCGATGGCTCACTAACGACGCCTACCAATTCTTCTCTGCATAATGCACACGGAATTCTGGTGAAAGGCGACGATCCCAATAACCCAATCAGTAATTTATTAATCCAGGGAAACACACTTAACCAAATCATGCCGGGCTATAGTGAAGGACTTACGCTGGTCGGAAATATTGCGGGTTTTCAGATACTGAACAATACAATTACCAACGTTGCCAATATTGGTCTGGTGGTTGCCGGTTATTACGATTGGGCCTGTCCAACATGCCCACTAACGGCCACAACCCAAAATCAGACTCGTCAGGGAATCATTGCCCAAAACCGGGTTTCGTCGTGTCGGGGACCGCTCGCTTTTGCGGCTGGCATTTATGCCGATGGCAGTAAGGATCTGATCATTGAAGGAAATTTAGTAACCGACTGCCAGCGCGGTATTCAGATCAACTGCGAAAATCCAAAGCAAATTGTCGGAGCCAGTGCCAGCAACGTAACCGTGCGCAACAACCTGATTTACCGAAATTCAAGGGCAGGTCTTGGTTTGGGAAGCCACAGCTACAGCACGAATTATGGTAAAGTGGCGAATTGCTCAATTGTCAACAATAGCTTGTTCGATAATTATATAAACCGGCCGGAAGCCGGAGCTGCTATTGAAGATTTTGGTGAAATCACGCTGAGCTATTCCGAAAACTGCCGCGTTGAAAACAATATTTTTCATGCAGGCAGTCGGGACCGACTACTAAATTCGTACGATACGCCCAACTCGGTCAACCTGACGGTTAACTACAATCTTTGGTACACTACCAGTTCGAACCCGTTTTGGGTGCTTTTTTCGGCCGTTTATTATGGTTTCAACACCTTCCGAAGCAGCACTGGTCAGGAAACGAACGGCGTGTTTGGCAATCCGGCTTACCAGAGCACAACGGCTCCGCTTAATCTGAGCATTACTTCGGCATCGGCAGCCATTAATAGCGGCAATCCGAGCGCCACAACGGCGTTGGTTGGTGCAACCGACTACGCACAAACCAGCCGCATTCGGGCCGGACGTGTCGATGCTGGTGCCTACGAATTTCCGAAACCCGTCACGAGTATAGTTGCCACTGGTTCGTGGCACACAGCCAGCAGTTGGGACTGCAACTGCATTCCAACCATGGCTGATGTTGTTACAATTCAGCCGGGTCATGTTGTTTCGGTTACCAATAACAATCTGGCAACAGCTCAGCAACTGGTACTAAAGGGTCGTTTACAATTTCAGAATACGGGAAAGCTACAAATTAAATAA
- a CDS encoding DUF2461 domain-containing protein, which translates to MLQTTTLTFLNDLKANNTKAWFDANRTAYEAARADFIQFVGKLIDGLNEQDPAIAETPLQPKSCIFRINRDVRFSANKSPYKTNFGAWFNKGGKKLESAGYYFNLEPGKCFVAGGMYMPEAAVLTAIRQEIDYNAEEFERLLTQPSFTKHFNGLSRGEALQRPPKGYAADNPAIEYLKLKSFTASYNLPDSALTKPTLAKQVLDGFAALQPLVAFLNRAVS; encoded by the coding sequence ATGCTACAGACAACCACGCTGACATTCCTGAACGATTTAAAAGCCAATAACACCAAAGCCTGGTTCGACGCCAACCGAACCGCCTACGAAGCCGCCCGCGCTGATTTTATTCAGTTTGTTGGTAAGTTGATCGACGGACTCAACGAGCAGGACCCGGCCATTGCCGAAACGCCTTTGCAGCCCAAAAGCTGCATCTTTCGCATCAACCGCGACGTTCGGTTCTCGGCTAACAAATCGCCCTACAAAACCAATTTCGGGGCCTGGTTCAACAAAGGCGGAAAGAAGCTGGAATCGGCCGGTTATTACTTCAATCTTGAACCGGGAAAATGCTTTGTTGCTGGCGGTATGTATATGCCCGAAGCCGCCGTACTGACTGCGATCCGGCAGGAGATCGATTACAATGCAGAAGAATTTGAACGTCTGCTAACCCAACCTTCTTTTACAAAACATTTCAACGGCTTAAGCCGTGGCGAAGCCCTGCAACGCCCCCCAAAAGGCTACGCTGCCGACAATCCGGCTATCGAATACCTGAAGTTGAAAAGCTTCACGGCCAGCTATAACCTCCCCGATTCGGCGCTAACGAAGCCCACACTGGCCAAACAGGTTCTGGATGGCTTTGCCGCGCTGCAACCGCTCGTAGCGTTTCTGAATCGGGCGGTTTCGTAG
- a CDS encoding ATP-binding cassette domain-containing protein, with protein MVTVQNVSLRYGKRVLFDDVNIKFTSGNCYGVIGANGAGKSTFLKILSGEIEPQTGSVTITPGERMSVLKQNQSAYDEFPVLQTVIMGNQRLYDIMQEKDELYAKADFTDADGEKAAELEAEFAEMNGWDAESDAAALLSGLGIKEAMHYAQMADLNGSEKVRVLLAQALFGNPDVLLLDEPTNNLDVESSIWLENFLANFDNTVIVVSHDRHFLDQVCTQIVDVDFSKVKLFAGNYSFWYESSQLALKQRQDQNKKTEDKRKELEEFIRRFSANASKSKQATSRAKLLEKLTIDDIQPSSRKYPYVNFKPEREPGDQILTVENLTYTAEDGTKLFENLSFTVNRKDKIFLYSRDGLAVSALMDILAGERKADSGTFKWGITITMSYFPTDAEKDKFFETDLNLVDWLRQYSVEKDESFIRGFLGRMLFSGEESLKKATVLSGGEKVRCMLSKMMLSGANVLLLDEPTNHLDLESIESLNNGLIDFKGPVLFTSHDHQFVHTIANRIIEITPAGILDKLMTYDEFLSDERVKAQREELYEAVA; from the coding sequence ATGGTAACGGTACAAAACGTCTCCCTCCGCTATGGAAAGCGGGTGTTATTCGACGATGTTAATATAAAATTCACCTCTGGCAACTGTTATGGCGTCATTGGCGCTAATGGAGCTGGAAAATCAACGTTTCTGAAAATTTTATCGGGCGAAATTGAGCCGCAAACGGGTAGTGTGACCATTACACCCGGTGAGCGGATGTCGGTGCTGAAACAGAACCAGTCGGCCTATGACGAATTTCCGGTTCTGCAAACGGTAATTATGGGGAACCAGCGCCTGTACGACATCATGCAGGAAAAAGATGAGCTGTATGCCAAAGCCGATTTTACGGATGCCGATGGCGAAAAAGCTGCCGAGCTGGAAGCCGAATTTGCCGAAATGAACGGTTGGGATGCCGAGTCAGATGCGGCTGCGTTGCTGTCGGGTCTGGGCATTAAAGAAGCGATGCACTATGCGCAGATGGCGGATCTGAACGGCTCCGAAAAAGTGCGGGTGCTGCTGGCGCAGGCGCTGTTTGGTAACCCCGACGTTCTGCTGCTCGATGAGCCGACCAACAATCTCGACGTAGAATCGAGTATCTGGCTCGAAAACTTCCTGGCTAATTTCGACAACACCGTAATTGTGGTTTCTCACGATCGACACTTCCTCGATCAGGTCTGTACCCAGATTGTCGATGTCGATTTCAGCAAGGTGAAGCTCTTTGCTGGTAATTATTCGTTCTGGTACGAGTCGAGCCAACTGGCGTTGAAACAACGGCAGGATCAGAACAAGAAAACCGAAGATAAACGGAAAGAACTGGAAGAATTCATCCGGCGTTTCTCGGCCAATGCATCCAAGTCGAAACAGGCTACGAGCCGCGCCAAACTGCTCGAAAAACTCACTATCGACGATATTCAGCCATCGTCGCGGAAATATCCATACGTAAACTTCAAGCCAGAACGTGAGCCGGGCGATCAGATTCTGACGGTCGAAAACCTGACCTACACGGCCGAAGATGGTACGAAACTGTTCGAAAACCTGTCATTTACGGTAAATCGGAAAGATAAAATCTTCCTCTATAGCCGCGACGGGCTGGCCGTATCGGCGCTGATGGATATTCTGGCGGGTGAGCGTAAAGCCGATTCAGGTACGTTTAAATGGGGTATAACCATCACAATGTCGTACTTCCCAACGGATGCCGAAAAAGACAAATTCTTCGAGACTGATCTGAACCTGGTCGATTGGTTGCGGCAGTACTCAGTTGAGAAAGATGAGAGCTTTATTCGGGGTTTCCTGGGCCGAATGCTATTTTCGGGCGAAGAGTCGCTGAAAAAAGCCACCGTATTGAGCGGGGGCGAAAAGGTGCGGTGTATGCTGTCGAAAATGATGCTATCGGGTGCCAACGTGCTGCTGCTCGATGAGCCCACCAACCACCTCGACCTCGAATCCATCGAATCGCTCAACAACGGTCTGATCGATTTCAAAGGTCCGGTGCTGTTTACGTCGCACGACCATCAGTTTGTGCATACCATTGCCAACCGCATCATCGAAATTACCCCGGCGGGCATCCTCGATAAACTGATGACCTACGACGAATTCCTCTCCGACGAGCGCGTGAAAGCGCAACGCGAAGAGCTGTATGAAGCCGTAGCGTAA
- a CDS encoding NAD(P)/FAD-dependent oxidoreductase, with translation MLSFDVIVIGTGSAGKTVAETVRQATKSVAIIDKLPFGGTCSQRGCDPKKVLVGAAELVARTGQLTGKGINSPAVIDWSDLIRFKKTFTDPIPENTERKLADQAIRSFHGVATFVSENTIRVNDEELQAEHIVIAAGNRPQPLHIPGEELLTDSTGFMDMAELPDEIVMVGGGYIAFEFAHLATRAGAKVTILHQGKRPLEGFDADVVALLVKAMRDIGIFIVLEAQVTTIDGKSGELTIHYQRNGENYTTSAKLAVHAAGRVADVAELALERANVETGKKGVTVNEYLQSVSNPRVYACGDVANKGLPLTPLASYEGAIVAHNILNGNQKTYSNDPVPTTVFTVPPLASIGLTEEQTHEQGRSVKITYQETADWYISRRINEPVSGFKTLVDAETDQILGAHVLGSGSEEVINLFAMAIKHKIPAKALGDMLFAYPSQASDMSSMLP, from the coding sequence ATGCTATCATTCGACGTTATTGTAATTGGAACCGGGTCGGCCGGGAAAACCGTTGCCGAGACCGTTCGGCAGGCTACAAAATCAGTAGCCATAATCGATAAATTACCCTTCGGCGGAACCTGCTCGCAACGCGGCTGTGACCCCAAAAAAGTGCTGGTCGGTGCCGCCGAACTGGTAGCCCGAACAGGGCAACTGACCGGAAAAGGCATAAACAGCCCCGCCGTGATCGACTGGTCAGACCTGATTCGCTTCAAAAAAACATTTACTGACCCCATTCCTGAAAATACCGAAAGAAAACTGGCTGATCAGGCTATTCGGAGCTTTCATGGCGTGGCTACGTTCGTATCGGAGAACACGATTCGGGTCAACGACGAGGAATTGCAAGCCGAACACATCGTTATTGCGGCTGGCAATCGGCCACAGCCGCTACACATTCCGGGCGAGGAATTGCTGACCGACAGCACTGGCTTTATGGATATGGCCGAGTTGCCCGACGAAATCGTGATGGTGGGTGGAGGCTATATCGCTTTCGAGTTCGCACATTTGGCTACCCGTGCCGGGGCGAAGGTAACCATTCTGCATCAGGGCAAACGCCCGCTCGAAGGCTTCGACGCCGATGTGGTTGCACTGCTGGTGAAAGCCATGCGCGACATCGGAATCTTCATTGTTCTTGAGGCTCAGGTGACCACTATTGATGGCAAATCGGGCGAATTAACCATTCATTATCAGCGCAATGGCGAGAATTACACTACATCGGCTAAACTGGCTGTTCACGCGGCTGGGCGGGTAGCCGATGTCGCTGAACTGGCGTTGGAAAGGGCCAACGTCGAGACGGGGAAAAAAGGTGTTACGGTCAATGAATACCTGCAAAGTGTGTCGAACCCGCGTGTGTATGCCTGTGGTGATGTGGCCAATAAAGGCTTGCCGCTGACGCCGTTAGCTTCCTATGAGGGGGCCATTGTAGCGCATAATATTCTGAATGGCAATCAGAAAACCTATTCAAACGACCCGGTACCGACAACGGTGTTTACAGTGCCGCCTTTGGCATCGATTGGCCTGACTGAAGAACAGACTCATGAGCAGGGGAGGTCGGTAAAAATCACCTATCAGGAAACGGCCGACTGGTATATCAGCCGTCGGATTAACGAGCCAGTTTCGGGTTTTAAGACCTTAGTCGATGCGGAAACCGATCAGATTCTTGGGGCTCATGTGCTGGGTTCGGGTAGCGAAGAAGTGATCAATCTGTTTGCGATGGCGATAAAACATAAGATTCCGGCAAAAGCGCTGGGTGATATGTTGTTTGCGTACCCTAGTCAGGCTTCGGATATGAGTTCGATGCTGCCCTAA
- a CDS encoding transcriptional regulator, with the protein MLKVIKNNREYEEALERVYELMQLDLVEDSPESDELDALVLFVEDYEAKQYPIAPPNPIDAILFRLEQMGKEKSELSKILGGRNRQSEILSGKRKLNLDMIRRLHATLGIPAESLIAAY; encoded by the coding sequence ATGTTAAAAGTAATTAAGAATAACAGAGAATACGAGGAGGCTCTGGAACGCGTATATGAACTGATGCAACTTGACTTGGTGGAAGATTCACCGGAATCTGACGAACTGGATGCACTTGTGTTGTTTGTTGAAGACTATGAGGCTAAACAGTATCCAATTGCTCCACCAAACCCTATTGATGCAATCCTGTTCAGGCTGGAGCAAATGGGTAAAGAGAAAAGTGAACTCAGTAAAATACTAGGCGGACGAAACCGACAATCGGAGATTCTGAGCGGTAAGCGTAAGTTGAATCTGGATATGATCAGAAGGCTGCATGCTACCCTTGGTATCCCCGCCGAGAGCTTAATTGCTGCTTACTGA